The Thermovirga sp. genome segment CGTCATAAAGTATGGTTGGATCTAGAACGTTGCTCCGAAGCCGCCCCTTTGCATGGCGACGGCCCCGCTGGATGCGACTTCCAGTATCCCGAAGGGTTTTACAGCCTCTATGAAAGCCTCGACTTTGCCCCTGTCCCCGGTGGACTCCAAAACCAGGGCTTCTTCCCCGATATCGATCACTTTGGACCGAAAAACTTCGGCGGTCTGGAGAATATGGGGCCTGGTTTCGAACGAGGCCCGGACTTTGATCAGGGTCATCCAACGTTCG includes the following:
- the ilvN gene encoding acetolactate synthase small subunit codes for the protein MQQTISLLVEDRPGVLSRISGLVSRKGYNVDSLSIGKTEQEGLSRLTMVVDGGEKSAEQIVRQFRKLVETVDVKLLNTNPFVERWMTLIKVRASFETRPHILQTAEVFRSKVIDIGEEALVLESTGDRGKVEAFIEAVKPFGILEVASSGAVAMQRGGFGATF